The proteins below come from a single Excalfactoria chinensis isolate bCotChi1 chromosome 7, bCotChi1.hap2, whole genome shotgun sequence genomic window:
- the CRYBA2 gene encoding beta-crystallin A2, which yields MTSEAMDTLGQYKITVWEEESFQGKRCEFLMECPSIMERGFRKIRSIKVESGPWVGFEYPEYQGQQFILEKGDYPRWEAWSGNSGYRTEHLLSFRPVKCANHNDSKVILYEAENFQGHKFELSDDYPSLQAMGWGNKEVASIKVNAGAWVAYQYPGYRGYQYVLERDRQNGEFKKYSEYSSQAHTNQIQSIRRIQH from the exons ATGACCAGCGAAGCCATGGACACTCTGGGGCAGTACAAGATCACAGtgtgggaggaggagagctTCCAGGGCAAGCGCTGTGAGTTCCTCATGGAGTGCCCCAGCATCATGGAGCGCGGCTTCCGCAAGATCCGCTCCATCAAGGTGGAGTCCGGCCC CTGGGTGGGTTTTGAGTACCCCGAGTACCAGGGGCAGCagttcatcctggagaagggCGACTATCCACGGTGGGAGGCCTGGAGTGGGAACAGTGGGTACCGCACCGAGCATCTTCTCTCCTTCCGACCCGTCAAGTGTGCG AACCACAATGACAGCAAGGTCATCCTGTACGAGGCGGAGAACTTCCAGGGGCACAAGTTCGAGCTGAGCGACGACTACCCCTCGCTGCAGGCCATGGGCTGGGGCAACAAGGAGGTGGCATCCATCAAAGTGAACGCTGGAGC GTGGGTGGCATACCAGTACCCAGGATACCGGGGCTACCAGTACGTGCTGGAGCGGGACAGACAGAACGGCGAGTTCAAGAAGTACAGCGAATACAGCAGCCAGGCCCACACCAACCAGATCCAATCCATCCGCCGCATCCAGCACTGA
- the FEV gene encoding protein FEV, with the protein MRHGAGAVPLLLNMYLPDPVGETLFKDGKSQTWGSLNPGVQKGSGQIQLWQFLLELLSDRANLNCIAWEGTNGEFKLIDPDEVARRWGERKSKPNMNYDKLSRALRYYYDKNIMTKVHGKRYAYKFDFHGLAQVCQPAAPDHTLYKFQGNLAPLPFSGISKLNLMTSGVTPAGFSYWPGSSPSLYPGHSLQPSAPFSAMAASHLNNMNNHYH; encoded by the exons ATGAGACACGGCGCCGGAGCGGTGCCACTGCTGCTCAACATGTACCTGCCAG atcCAGTGGGGGAAACTTTGTTCAAAGACGGCAAGAGCCAGACGTGGGGATCCCTCAACCCGGGTGTGCAGAAAG GCAGTGGGCAGATCCAGCTGTGGCAgttcctgctggagctgctctcagACCGGGCCAACCTCAACTGCATCGCCTGGGAGGGCACCAATGGCGAATTCAAGCTGATCGACCCTGATGAGGTGGCGCGGCGCTGGGGCGAGCGGAAGAGCAAACCCAACATGAATTACGACAAGCTGAGCCGGGCGCTGCGCTACTACTACGATAAGAACATCATGACCAAGGTGCACGGCAAGCGCTACGCCTACAAGTTCGACTTCCACGGTCTGGCGCAGGTCTGCCAACCTGCTGCCCCCGATCACACCCTCTACAAATTCCAGGGCAATTTGGCCCCGCTGCCCTTCTCGGGCATCTCCAAACTCAACCTCATGACCTCTGGGGTGACGCCGGCTGGTTTCTCCTACTGGCCCGGCTCCAGCCCGTCTCTCTACCCTGGGCACAGCCTCCAGCCTTCGGCCCCGTTCAGTGCCATGGCAGCCTCCCACCTCAACAACATGAACAACCACTACCATTAA
- the CDK5R2 gene encoding cyclin-dependent kinase 5 activator 2, translated as MGTVLSLSPAASSGKGGGGGGGLLADKAPGRLPGKGESRLKRPGVLISALTWKRLVAASAKKKKSTKKVTPKPGGVPPPGAQPDPLVVQRNRENLRKSLGGPSDGAKQGPLAVPVPTVPSAPQELHPGSGGGKPPPPPGSRAPGSPRRVVVQASTGELLRCLGDFVCRRCYRLKELSPGELISWFRSVDRSLLLQGWQDQGFITPANLVFVYLLCREALRGEDIGSQAELQAAFLTCLYLAYSYMGNEISYPLKPFLVEGDKGRFWERCLGIIQRLSAKMLRINADPHYFTQLFQDLKSEGEGGDGSKHWTISLDR; from the coding sequence ATGGGCACGGTGCTCTCCCTGTCCCCCGCCGCCTCCTCGGGCaagggcggcggcggcggcggggggctgCTGGCCGACAAGGCTCCGGGCAGGCTGCCGGGAAAGGGCGAGAGCCGGCTGAAGAGGCCCGGGGTGCTCATCTCGGCGCTCACCTGGAAGCGGCTGGTAGCCGCCTCGgccaagaagaagaaaagcaccaAGAAGGTGACTCCGAAGCCCGGTGGAGTGCCCCCCCCCGGGGCCCAGCCCGACCCGCTGGTGGTGCAGCGTAACCGCGAGAACTTGCGCAAATCGCTGGGAGGGCCGTCCGACGGAGCCAAGCAGGGCCCGCTGGCCGTGCCGGTGCCCACCGTGCCCTCGGCGCCCCAGGAGCTGCACCCCGGCTCCGGTGGGGGAAaaccgccgccgccccccggtAGCCGCGCCCCGGGCTCGCCGCGCCGCGTGGTCGTGCAGGCGTCCACCGGAGAGCTGCTGCGCTGCCTGGGGGACTTCGTGTGCCGCCGCTGCTACCGTctgaaggagctgagccccGGCGAGCTCATCTCCTGGTTCCGCAGTGTGGACCGctcgctgctgctgcagggctggcaggacCAGGGCTTCATCACCCCGGCCAACCTGGTGTTCGTGTACCTGCTGTGCCGGGAGGCTCTGCGGGGAGAAGACATCGGGAGCCAGGCCGAGCTGCAGGCCGCCTTCCTCACCTGCCTCTATCTCGCCTACTCCTACATGGGCAACGAGATCTCCTACCCGCTGAAGCCCTTCCTGGTGGAGGGCGACAAAGGCCGCTTCTGGGAGCGCTGCCTGGGCATCATCCAGCGCCTGAGCGCCAAGATGCTGCGAATCAACGCGGACCCGCACTACTTCACGCAACTCTTCCAGGACCTCAAGAGCGAGGGCGAGGGCGGAGACGGGTCCAAGCACTGGACGATCAGCCTGGACCGCTAG